A part of Brassica rapa cultivar Chiifu-401-42 chromosome A05, CAAS_Brap_v3.01, whole genome shotgun sequence genomic DNA contains:
- the LOC103874770 gene encoding putative ubiquitin carboxyl-terminal hydrolase 11, with protein sequence METHVPCTLEEERRIVTELISEAGDNLKEGNLYFVISNRWYTSWQRSSREPTRPGPIDNHDIIDTQSDASDPQLCRRLEEGVDYVLVPQQVWKKLVEWYKGGPTIQRKLICQRFQSYSVEVYPLCLKLTDSRDKSSATIRLSKQASVGLLYELVCSARGVSKEKARIWDYFEKKKSVLLDPSSERTLEESCLQVDHDILLEVDENASSKYDMSSAGNELALVPVGPTRSDATNTTPGANGHSSSGFGEREKRGLRGLHNLGNTCFMNSTLQCLAHTPPFVDYFLKDYSDDINEDNPLGMRGELATAVGELLRKLWSSGKNAVAPRFFKTKLDRFAPQFSGYNQHDCQEVLSFLLDGLHEDLNKVKQKTYTESKDSDGRPDDEVAEEMWKYHKARNDSVIVDVCQGQYKSTLVCPDCGKFSITFDPFMYLTLPLPTSLTRSMTVSVFYGDGNRFRTPYTVTVPKDGSLGDLSNAIGAACGLKDDESLLLADVYAHKVYKYLETPLLSLSEIRDNDRIVAYRFNQMHRGPGKAKLEILHSEQKQDAEISGKLFGIPLVTYVNSERHSGSDIDAIISGLLSPLHRTHSSSGSLEDTTVGEKEFSFSVFWLDRYSSSLKPLESDFVPNPLSATRLVVKWDEKEHEKYDSSSYLNDLPEVYKATSSVAEKVSLFSCLEAFLAEEPLGPDDMWCCPACKEHRQANKKLNLWKLPEILVFHLKRFAYTRFLKSKIDTFVDFPIHDLDLSKYVKNKEGESYLYELYAISNHYGGMGGGHYTAYAKLMDENKWYEFDDSRVSPIDEPKIKSPAAYVLFYRRVRSESEASSMDED encoded by the exons ATGGAAACGCATGTTCCGTGCACTCTCGAGGAAGAAAGACGTATTGTGACGGAGCTGATTAGCGAAGCCGGAGATAATCTGAAAGAGGGCAACTTGTATTTCGTCATCTCTAACAG GTGGTATACAAGCTGGCAGAGATCTAGTAGAGAGCCTACTAGGCCCGGTCCGATTGACAATCATGATATTATCGATACCCAAAGTGACGCTAGTGATCCGCAGCTTTGTAGGAGGCTTGAGGAAGGCGTCGACTACGTTCTTGTTCCTCAACAAGTTTGGAAAAAACTCGTGGAATG GTATAAAGGAGGTCCTACTATACAGCGAAAGTTAATCTGTCAAAGGTTTCAGAGCTACAGTGTGGAGGTTTATCCACTCTGCCTTAAGCTGACAGACAGTAGAGACAAGAGCAGTGCAACCATAAGGTTGAGCAAACAG GCTTCTGTAGGTCTACTATATGAGTTGGTTTGTTCTGCAAGAGGTGTCTCAAAAGAAAAG GCTCGCATCTGGGATTACTTCGAGAAGAAGAAAAGCGTACTCTTGGATCCTTCATCTGAAAGAACCTTGGAGGAATCGTGCCTTCAAGTAGACCATGAT ATTCTTCTTGAAGTTGATGAGAATGCGTCTTCTAAGTATGACATGAGCTCGGCGGGCAATGAGTTAGCTCTTGTACCTGTAGGGCCTACGAGATCAGATGCTACCAATACTACGCCTGGTGCTAATGGTCACTCCTCGAGTGGTTTTGGGGAAAGAGAAAAGAGAGGCTTAAGAGGATTGCATAATTTGGGAAACACGTGTTTTATGAATAGCACTCTTCAGTGTTTAGCTCATACGCCTCCTTTCGTTGACTATTTCTTGAAAGATTACAGCGATGACATAAATGAAGATAATCCTTTGGGAATGCGA GGTGAGCTTGCGACTGCGGTTGGTGAGCTTCTGAGGAAGCTGTGGTCTTCTGGAAAAAATGCAGTTGCGCCACGCTTTTTTAAGACAAAACTTGATAGATTTGCACCTCAATTTAGTGGTTATAATCAGCATGATTGTCAA GAAGTCCTTTCTTTCCTATTGGATGGGCTTCATGAAGACTTGAACAAGGTTAAACAAAAAACTTACACTGAATCTAAAGATTCAGATGGTCGTCCAGATGATGAAGTAGCCGAAGAAATGTGGAAATATCACAAGGCTCGTAATGACTCCGTGATTGTTGATGTCTGCCAA GGACAATACAAGTCAACACTTGTCTGCCCAGATTGTGGAAAATTCTCAATCACCTTTGATCCCTTCATGTACTTAACTTTGCCGTTGCCAACAAGTCTCACTCGGTCAATGACTGTTTCAGTGTTTTACGGCGACGGTAACCGTTTTCGGACGCCATACACAGTAACAGTTCCTAAAGATGGTTCATTGGGAGATCTAAGTAATGCAATAGGCGCCGCTTGCGGCTTGAAAGACGATGAAAGCCTTTTACTCGCAGAT GTGTATGCTCACAAGGTCTATAAATATCTTGAGACTCCACTGCTGTCTCTGAGTGAGATAAGAGACAACGACCGTATTGTCGCATATAGGTTCAACCAGATGCACAGAGGACCAGGAAAAGCCAAACTAGAGATTCTTCACTCGGAGCAGAAACA AGACGCAGAGATTTCTGGAAAGTTATTTGGAATTCCCCTTGTTACTTATGTCAACTCAGAACGACATAGTGGAAGTGACATTGATGCAATTATTTCTGGATTGCTATCACCGCTACACCGGACTCATTCATCATCTGGAAGCTTAGAGGATACTACAGTTGGTGAAAAAGAGTTTTCTTTCAGCGTCTTCTGGTTAGATCGTTATTCTTCCAGTCTCAAGCCACTTGAGTCCGATTTTGTTCCGAATCCTCTTAGTGCTACAAGGCTCGTAGTCAAGTGGGACGAGAAAGAGCATGAAAAATATGATTCAAGCAGCTACTTGAATGATCTACCTGAGGTTTATAAAGCAACTTCCTCGGTGGCGGAAAAGGTTTCTTTGTTTTCATGCTTGGAAGCCTTTCTAGCAGAAGAGCCTCTCGGACCAGATGATATGTGGTGTTGTCCTGCTTGCAAAGAACACAGGCAAGCGAACAAGAAGCTGAACTTGTGGAAGTTGCCAGAGATTCTTGTGTTCCACCTAAAACGGTTCGCCTATACCAGATTTTTAAAGAGTAAGATTGATACGTTCGTGGATTTTCCGATTCATGACTTAGATTTAAGCAAGTACGTGAAGAATAAAGAGGGTGAGTCGTATCTTTACGAACTGTATGCGATTAGCAATCATTACGGTGGTATGGGAGGTGGTCACTACACTGCTTATGCTAAG TTGATGGACGAGAACAAGTGGTACGAGTTTGATGACAGCCGTGTTTCACCTATAGATGAGCCT